The Malus sylvestris chromosome 8, drMalSylv7.2, whole genome shotgun sequence genomic interval AGTATCCAACTAAGATAGATTAGAAGATTGTACCAATGCAGTGGTATGTAATAAACGTTGATTGAAAGAGCAGTGCACCAATGCAGTGGACAATCCGAAAATAGATTCTTCTTTGaacaaatatgtaaatggaaAATGCAGAATAAGGAGAATTTACGACAAAACGAATGTTTAAAAGACGTACCTTTTATAGATCCCAATAACGGAGGCCATGGGTGAGAGATTCAGTTGCAGGGAGCCACTCCAAACACGTTCACCCTTCGGTGTGACAACTAGTCTAGATACTGATTTTTCAGGACTGCCAACGGATTTCACAAAGGCACTGACGTCATGGGATTTTGTATCTGCGCTATCACCGGTTTTCATCACAGAATGACCGTCAGTTATAATCCCAGCGGAACTGTCAATTTTTATCACAGGAGGACTGCCACTGGTTTTCAAGTCAGCATCTGAAGTTGTATCTGTTGTACAAATTCCATCAATCTTCTGTGGAGAGTCATTAACAGTATCCTTGGGGCTTGGAACCAAAGACTGAGACTCAGAGCCTGTCTCAGAGTCGTCCTTGTCTGAGGTGCGTGTAACTTTCCCAGGGAGAATCTCGAATGGAGGCTCTGTGTCCAGGGATTCCATGAACTCATCTAGGGAGACAATTGGAGGAAGATCCTTCGATCCGTCATCCACCATCAGGCCTTGCATTAAATCAGTAGCTTCAGTAGAAGGAATAGTAAAGGGGTAGACACTTCTGTCTTCTGTATTACTCTTCTCACCTGCAGCATTTACTTTGTCCTTGGGTTTATTAGGTTTGGAAGGGGTAGACACTTCTACCTCCTTGCTTCTTGGTTCACTATGATTATGTGATGTTGCATCAACTGGAATATCAATTGAAGCGCTATCATATTGTTCAACTTCAACTTCACCCTTGTGCGTTTTTTTCACTAATCGTCTCATATCAACTTCCGAGTCGGGTAAAACAACCATTTGTGCTAGTTCTTCAGCCTTTGCCATCCGCCATTCAGAAAGCTCCTTTGAAGCAAGTTCTTCTGCAGTCATAGAACATAATTGTTCTGGAGCTATTTCTCCAGACATAACTCTCTCTCTTAGATCTGGATTATTACGATCTTTAAGATTGAACAAAAGGGACCTTCCCTTCTCTTTATACTTCTTATTCACGCCTCCAAATAGTTTGAATAGTTCTGCTTCAATTCTAAAGGCCAACTCTTCTGGAGACTGAACTACTTGTTCATCTGGGGGTCCACCCAATTCCTCAAGATCCATCATCTGTTCTTCAGCAGGTTGAATTTCTTTCCCTTCTTCCATTTCCATTTCAGAATCCAAAACCCAGGACAGCCCATTTCCCTGCAAAAGTTCATCTTTGACAAACAAGTTGTCACCAAATGAAACATTTACACGAGGAAAAATATCATTTGATTGGAATTCATTCCCATCACATATTGAGGTCAATGTGGAAACATTTGTAGTTGCATCAGCCAAAATTGTTTGGCCCGCACCTTCTCCATCATTACTTTTCCTAATAGAACAAGTTTTGCTGGAAGGAGAATTCTCCTTAGGCTCTTCAGATTCAGGTTTAACAGGATGGGAGCCAGGCTGGGGAGTCCCATGTGTTTGCCCCTGAATTGCTCCAGCCTCCTCCTCAGACTTCTTTCCTGAATCCACGCATTTATCTTTCTGCTGATTAACCAATGCCAATGCAGCCGCTAACGATTCTCTCATCTTGGATCTTACACATTCAAATGATTCATTTTGAAGCTTCGATGGTTGTATCCGCGGTGTTTGATTCTTTTGACTAGAAGACCGCTGAGACCCAGACCTACCAGAAAAGGATTCCGTCTTTACCATTTTCTTATTCGGCACTGGCGAATGAGGTGACCCTGGCACATTCTGCACAGACTCCATGGACTCCATCATTACCATTTTCTTATTTGGCGCTGGCAAATGAGGTGATCCCGGAGCATTGTGCACAGATCCCATTTCTACAGCTCTTCCGTTTGATACAGGCACTTGCTGCAACCATGGTCTATGTTCCATATATGCCACACGCTTGTTTGGCATTGACAACTGAGGCGTCGCTGGATTATTAGTCATGGGTTCCAATGGCGCCTTTCGCTTAGTCGATGACAACTGATGTGATCCCAAATTATAAGGCAATGATCCAATCTCTCCCAGTTGATTGCCAGGCGTTGAAGTTTTCAGTGAACCAAGATTCCCATTTGCACGATCAACGTGTCCTATTTGGAAGTATGACATTGATAAGCCATGTGACCCAGGATTGTCAGGTACAGGATCCAACATCAGTTCCATTTGCTGACTTGATACTGAAAGGTTGTGTGACTCAGGGTTACTAGATACAGAACTCATCCCTACCATTTGAAATTCTGGCATTGATGAGTCCATACCTTTCAAAATGGGGTCAATCTGACCCATTTCCATGCTTGATATTGGCAACAGTGGTGACAGAAGATTGTTTGACATGCTAGATCAGAAACATCAAGTTTCCTGAAACTCCAAGTTTGCTCCTTGCCTTCAAGGGATGTAACTCCAAAGAGAAACATATAAACTGCGATAGAAGAGAAAAGAAACTGATCACAACATGTTCTTCCTTTAACAACtgaaaacaaagagaaaatgCAACAAAACTCAATTCGTTAAAAAATCACAGCAATTTAGACCTCAACAATACAAGAAATGATGAGAAAGGAGAGCAGAGATCAAAAAGGAACTAGTGTATCCAATCATTAGGTGCATCTGCGAGAATTGGTGGGTGAAAAGTAGAAATGAAGTTCTATCAATGTCTGCTTAAATAAAAACCTAATACATAGCAACCATTTAGGGTGCCTATGCGACCCTGCTTTCAACCAGTTTAGTCTTCTAATATTGGGAGGctcaaaatggtttagtttCAGGTTTATAAAATTGAACTTCAAGCCCTATAGTAGGACAACTTTCAGGCACCCGATCAGAAACATAAATAACTACGTCTTTCTTTATCAAATCTTTGAGACATTCATTCCGTACCTATCGGGTCACAGTGAACCACTAACAATACATGTTTAGAAGCTAAGCCAAATGATGATGGATAAACCAACTTCATGCTGAAGCTATTGATTGTTTGTATGATAAAACTTCTTT includes:
- the LOC126630941 gene encoding uncharacterized protein LOC126630941 gives rise to the protein MSNNLLSPLLPISSMEMGQIDPILKGMDSSMPEFQMVGMSSVSSNPESHNLSVSSQQMELMLDPVPDNPGSHGLSMSYFQIGHVDRANGNLGSLKTSTPGNQLGEIGSLPYNLGSHQLSSTKRKAPLEPMTNNPATPQLSMPNKRVAYMEHRPWLQQVPVSNGRAVEMGSVHNAPGSPHLPAPNKKMVMMESMESVQNVPGSPHSPVPNKKMVKTESFSGRSGSQRSSSQKNQTPRIQPSKLQNESFECVRSKMRESLAAALALVNQQKDKCVDSGKKSEEEAGAIQGQTHGTPQPGSHPVKPESEEPKENSPSSKTCSIRKSNDGEGAGQTILADATTNVSTLTSICDGNEFQSNDIFPRVNVSFGDNLFVKDELLQGNGLSWVLDSEMEMEEGKEIQPAEEQMMDLEELGGPPDEQVVQSPEELAFRIEAELFKLFGGVNKKYKEKGRSLLFNLKDRNNPDLRERVMSGEIAPEQLCSMTAEELASKELSEWRMAKAEELAQMVVLPDSEVDMRRLVKKTHKGEVEVEQYDSASIDIPVDATSHNHSEPRSKEVEVSTPSKPNKPKDKVNAAGEKSNTEDRSVYPFTIPSTEATDLMQGLMVDDGSKDLPPIVSLDEFMESLDTEPPFEILPGKVTRTSDKDDSETGSESQSLVPSPKDTVNDSPQKIDGICTTDTTSDADLKTSGSPPVIKIDSSAGIITDGHSVMKTGDSADTKSHDVSAFVKSVGSPEKSVSRLVVTPKGERVWSGSLQLNLSPMASVIGIYKSGEKATAKDWPGCLDIKGRVRLDAFEKFLQELPQSRSRAVMVVHFVPDEGSSESESASIREVADSYVTDERVGFSEPCSGVEIYFCPPHNKTVDMLSKVIQTEHVEALNSVDNGLVGVIVWRKLTSPKSSHHKHISKKQQFSTTSTTTTTTTSRRQHDTTYASKTAPSRALPPTHTTPARDDDDDDDDVPPGFGPGSSRHEDDLPEFNFAGGSNQFSARRPSSRGPGTPAQPFYPNPHTPSRPVDQMRELIQKYGQNNSSSSSTFHQASRVSVHPWNDDDDDDDIPEWQPNVPSQPQTQYQRLQPRLPVNGSQQQMLRPHIGLAHQQESLQPMAPNLQNPNLPVQQGWWAPPPPAQVAGQFYGKPDIGMAAQPGIAWRQNVARSREF